One Drosophila teissieri strain GT53w chromosome X, Prin_Dtei_1.1, whole genome shotgun sequence genomic window, ATGCTTAACAAAGCAACACAAAGGCAAAACacgaaacacaaaacacaaaacgaGGGAACATGGACACTGGGTGGGGAAAGAAGACAGCTCCTCGCTGTTCCAGCTTTTTAGTTGCTAttcatatttgtataaataattgagcaattctataaatatttgatggcTAGACAAAAgagttgcgagttgcgagTTGTGAGCTGCGCCCTCGTatccgcatccgtatccgtatccgcatCCATATCCGTATCCGttccatttcgtttcgtttcgtttcgctcCCAGTCgcttgcttgtgtgtgtgtgtgtgtgtgtgtgtaagtatctgtgtgttggGCCTGATTTCCCGTTCAATTAAAGCTGCCAAAGGGGATCCTTTGGCCCCGCCCGCCACCTTCCGTCGCCTTCCGTCGCCGGGAAAGTAACAAGTGCAGCTGGAGCAAAAGGGTTGTCAGCTTACTTCATTCAGGATGGATGGAGGACGAGCGAGGACTTTAATTAGAGGTAGCTTTAAATACACTTCTTATGGCGTGAGTGGAAAACCTCGCAAACCTCGCAAATTGGGTCCTGATTACAATGATAATGATGCGCCTGCTAATGATGGTGTTTAAGATAATGCCATTTACATAAGTGGTTGCATGCACAGATGCCagatttgtgtttatttatctTTCGGTTGGGGTTCCAGTTAAAGCCCACTAACTTCTCCAACTTTCTACTTAATCGCAGAAGTATAATGATATGAACTTGTAGTTGGAAAGTTGGAAAGTTATCTTTGGTGAGGTGATGATTGGCCATGTTGatttcgtatttattattcatagAGACGACTTTGAAGatcatgtacatatgtatatatttataaaccaCTGATACTGtcatattttgtatatctttgctttttttctgatattatacatatatgtaaatataaaaccCACTTGCGCTGCTAAATGTTTTAATCGAGTTCGTTTCCATTCCAATGCTATTTAGGAAAATCCTTTTTCTCGACAGATGCACCACTCGATGGACCAGCTGGACATGCTGGATCCGACGGGCTCGATGACCACACTGGCGCCCATCTCGGAGTCGCCGCTGACGCCCACACACCAACACCTGCACGGTTCCTATCACAGCATGAATCACATGATGAGCCACCACCATCCGGGCACGTTAAGTGGCCACACGGGGGGTAAGTGATGCAGTGCCTCCGAGAAGGCGCAACTTTCTAACATCTGTCCATCTGTCGGACATCCGCAGGACATCATGGACACTCGGCGGTACATCATCCTGTTATcacggcggcggtggctgcCGCTGGCCTGCATCCCGACACAGATACCGATCCTCGCGAGCTGGAGGCGTTTGCGGAGCGCTTCAAGCAGCGGCGCATCAAGCTGGGTTAGTTGTTTGCCcttaaatgttaattagctCGCAATTAACGCGTAATCACAATGAATCACAAATGAACTCAACACACCCACTATTGTGATAAATGACAGGTGTCACGCAGGCGGACGTGGGCAAAGCCCTGGCCAATCTCAAGTTACCTGGCGTCGGAGCGCTGTCGCAGAGCACGATCTGTCGATTCGAGAGCCTGACCCTGTCCCACAACAACATGATCGCCCTGAAGCCCATCCTGCAGGCGTGGctcgaggaggccgaggcgCAGGCGAAAAACAAGCGGCGCGATCCGGATGCGCCCAGTGTCCTGCCGGCGGGCGAAAAGAAAAGGTAGAAAGTGTTTTAATTGATGCGGTAGCGTAGCCCAGCCTGTCCCCCCCCCCACTGCTCCTCATCCTCTGtccccatccgcatcccctTATGACcaccatgcccatgcccataaCCCAGAGCACCCTGCTCCAGCATCTGAGCGCGAACTAATTGGCCAGACACCAAAAAACAGCCAGAGATGCGGGTCTAAATGTGGGACCAAGACCAGCTCACGTGCGATAGCCCATAATCGAATTTAGgtgtacaaattatttatcaaTGATGTGGCACAgtcaattaataaataatgcatttcGGTAACAGGTGCATTGCATTTGCTTGAAACAAAGTAGTAAAGTTGCTAACGTAGCGCCATCTAGCGATGAAGTTTACTTCCACTCCACCGAGCGCATGTGGCGCCATCTGCCGCTCGTTTTTTAAGGATTGCATTGCAATTGCTTCAAATCTATTTAAAAACATctataaattcattaataaaatcatttataattatttaaattatgatttAGCTGTAGTAACCGCTctaaatttttgaaaatattatttactttgttatttatgtatatttatattttgaaagcgtattatttttgattaacGATTATGGGGTATCGCCAGGCACATTAAGGCCACACATTAGGACTTTTCGCATTGATCGATCGTAGTATCAGAGCACCACCATTATCTCACCATATCTACCGATACCGAATACCGACATCCGACATCCGACTTCCGACTTCCGACTACCGATCGTCCCGCAGTTTAGGGCCCCGCTTCTAAAGTAATCTATATCGAGTCTTTTTTCAAGAAAAAGGACTTCCATTGCGGCACCTGAAAAGCGTTCCCTGGAAGCCTACTTCGCCGTCCAGCCGAGGCCATCCGGTGAGAAAATCGCAGCGATTGCCGAAAAGCTGGATTTGAAGAAAAACGTGGTGCGCGTCTGGTTCTGCAATCAAcgtcaaaaacaaaaacgtatGAAATTTGCCGCTCAACAACACTGACAATCAAATAATACAGCCACACAATTAGGTATAGTTAGTAGTGTAACACCCTCAATGACTGGCCACGGTTCGGCGGGATTTGGATACTGATAGTCGTTTATgacggcagcggcggcggtaaacacggcagcggcagcggcggcaggaGCGGCACATGCGACACTGGgaacggcggcggcggcggcagcggcgacATCGGCCTGTCTGGGCGACTATTATCTGTAGTTATCTGTATCGgcttctggattctggatacTGGTTCTGATCCGATCCGATACCgatcctgctcctgatcctgctcctgcaccTGCTCCTGATCCTCGTACATATAGTATTCTTCGcaacggcggcagcagcaccaccaccaccaccaacaacatcaCAACCACAAGggcaaccacaaccacaaccacaacaacaataaccacGACGATGACCACTTCGCTCCATGTCTTTCACTCAGTAACCAAGCAGCAGCGGCCAGAaaaaatactaataataatagcagCATTACACAGAACTATAACATTTATATACACCTTCTCCTCaactatatactcgtatatcccCCGATTCTTAAGCCCCCCCCTCCTACGATCATTCAGAAAGAGAAAGCCCAAGAATCGAAAGCTGACAAATGGAGAAAACTAGAGCATTACCCAAGTAAACACATCGTTTGCGAATAACACAACCAATGAGAATGCAAATTGAATACCAAGAAATACAAGAATTTTTTTAGGAACGAATAATGAAACAATGGACCAACATATCAAAtgcaataatttattgaattgtaTAAGAACAAAGGTGAGTGGGTAATTATGCTATCTATTACATTATATTGGTTTTAACTGAGTTGCTTATTAGTCAGTgattactatatatatgtatataaagtaAAACCTAGAATTAAATtagtataattttttatttatttcataaaaagGATATATAGTTTTGagtaattataaaatatggaaatatgtTCTATACAATTGAAAACCTTTATTCTGTTACTCAAtcacaaataataaatcaacTAAATTGGCGGTATTTAAACGAGAATAAATTGAGCTAACTAAGCCATTTATTGGTATCCTTTTTAATCTCCTCTTTtcaggaaaaaaaaacgagcaaaaagcggtgaacaaattgaaatgataAATCAATTGAACACGGGCCTTCCCCTCCAAAACGAGAAACGAGAACCCCCAACTGCTACTGCCCAACAACAAGGATACACAGGACattacacgcacacactgacacacaactaaacacacacacgcacagacagacacacagacagacacagacagacacagacacagagaCAGACACAGAGAGACACACAAAGACCAAAAGAATGCCAAGAAATTGCTTCAAGTGATCCGATAATAAGAATCTAAGCTTATAAATCTAAGGAAAAGGCAAAATGAATGTGGACGAGCTGGGGAAGAGGTAAAAACCatggacaacagcagcaacatcagcaacatgAGTTCCATGTTGcatgcagcaagcagcaagcagcactTGCAACCATCACTACACTGACAAACCCGCACACATGCCCCCTGCCCCCAAAAAACAGAAGCGCTATGCACTAGCCACTgtatatatgctatatacatatagggAACTTTGATTCGATTGTAAATACCGCAGCTATATACgcaacacccacacacacccactcacacacacacacacacacacacatcaactGTAGCCAAAGGAAACCAGAAACAAAACGATTTTCAGCTAGCTTACAGTAGACATCCCATAAGTAATCCGTACACCCCAATCCCAGCTCCCAAATTCCTAATCCGTAGTCCCGAtccaaagaagaaaaaaacctGGATTTCCCCCCGccaaagaagaaaagaaaaagcaacacacactcgccccaaaaagcaaacagctAAGTAAAAAGCAGCTAAGCAAaggcataatttaattttttttgtctaaTTATAAGTAAACTAATGCAAGAACGATATCATCAAGGAgataaacagaaacagaaacaaaagcaaaaaaccaacaaatgtTAGCAGCAACTGGAGATATTGCAacgaatttaaaatgttgccaaACTAAACTTAACTAATGCAGAAGGGGAAACCTAAGatcacatataaatataaaaacaaaagcaaaaaacaaacaactctATGACAACTATgaattacatataaatatatagtatatatataaagaattttaaaaaaattatatactatacataacttttttttgttttttttttattgtataatTTAGCACATTTCATAGTTCTAACTAGACTTGTACATATAAAAACGAAGAAGTATAAAGGTATcggataaatatatatatatacataaatatatatatatatatagagtgCGTGTGAGTGATTTTGAATGAGTAGCCATAAaagagaaaaccaaaaaaaagaaaaggaaaaacacgaaaaaccAAACTCAAGCGCGAAattcaataataattttaaacgaaagctaaataaaataaaataacaaatagtTTTGTatcgaatgggaatggaacACTAAATCAAGAAAAGCCCAACATTTTGCCGACAAATTAGTGCATAAACAATGTAAACCAATTAAAGAACGTCAAATTTTTTtcataaaaccaaaaaccaaaacaaaatgcgcataataatatttataaaaaattataatacatACCATTGATAACGGTACATGCCCAAGCTCATAactacatttaaatttaattttagtaGTTTCTAGACACAAGAAATACTGTAGCATGAAAATCAATTGATTGCAGCGCTCGAGTGCTGGCGGAgatatataagtaaataataaaaatgcagcgaagagcaacaaaaagtaagaaaaCCAATTTCGACTTCTAAATGGGTTGAAGGTTGACTTTGAAGGGGACTTTTGATTGGCAAACAGTACAGTACATCTCcgaattaaacaattaaacaagGCGCGTGTAACCAATACATTTATTGGGTTAAATCAGTTTGGCCATTTGTACAGCCCCCAATTGGCCACAAACGACGCTGCTTATGCATATCTGATCTCGTCCCGAAGAACAGTAGAATATCTTATCATAGCGGGAGGCTTAGTGGGGCGTCCAGGTGGTGGTCTAGACCACCTTGTAGCGACCCTTGTTAAAGACGTGATGGGCAGAGCTGAGCTtgagcagctcctccttgATGAGCCGCGTGATCTCGCGCTTGGCCTTCTGCACGGCCAGTTCGCTGCAGCTCTCGATGGCCAGGTAGAGCTTCCGCTCGCCATCCGGCGGATTCTTGCCCTGCGGCACGTACGTGCCGCGCACGGTGAGACCCGCCTCCGAGTACTCGGATATCTGGGCGAGTGCCTCCTTGGACGTGACCTTCCAGCGCGCCTGCTGCGGGAAATCGTTgatctccagctcctcctcgtaTTTGGTAAACGAGTTGGTTGTGCCGCCCATCAGCGGGCCCAGTCCCTCCTCATCTTCCTTGGGCTGGTAGTTCAGCTTGTTGTTCAGCTTGGCGGCCATCTGCTCGGCCACCGTGCGAGCGGTCAGCAGGGGTGCGGCGGCTCCCGTGACATGCGTTCCCTTGAGCAGGGGTTCCACAGTGACCACAGTGCCCTTGGTGTCCAGgttcttgctgctgttgatcTTGGAGGCCAGTCGTTTGGCCAGCTCCAGTTTGTCAGAGCTCAGAGCACCGCCCACGGCCACACTTGGAACACCACCGGCTGCGGAAGCCGAGGCCGCCGCAATGGCAAtattggcagcagcagcagctgccgccgcttGCGCCGCCGCCGAGGCCAGTGCCGGATTACCTCCAGAaactgccgcagcagcagcggctgcagccgcagcagccgccgccgcagccgtGGCCGCGGCCGAAGTATCTTTAACCGTGCGCTTGGCCGCAAAGATTTGCTCAATCTGCTGGTCGATGTCCTGCTCGATGTCCTCCTCATCATCGGAATCGGCCAGTCCCAGGGCCGCCTTCTGCAGCTTCTTGCTCTCCTTGACGGCATTGAACTCCTGCTCGTCGAACTTGAAGCCCTTGCCGCTGAAACCGCCGCCCGTGTGCACCGTCTTGCCCTCGGCCTCCTGGAGCGCCTTGTACTCCGTCCACAGCGTCTGCAGCTCGGCGGGGATCAGTGTGCCTGATAAGTCCAGGGCGCGGATAATGTCGCCGGCATAGCGCGATTGTTCCGGTGTGATGAACGTGTAGGCGCTACCCTTTTTGCCCGCTCGACCGGTGCGACCACATCTGGGAAAGAAAAAGGTAGACACATTATAGTGGCATAGCCCACGCAGTTTTGAATAAAAGAACTCACCTGTGAACATAGTCCTCGTAGTGATTAGGCACATCGTAGTTGACCACCAGTATGAGATCCTTAACATCCAGGCCACGCGCCGCCACCGAGGTAGCAATCAACAGGCGCACCTTGCCCGACTTGAAGTCGATGATGGTGGAGTCGCGATCGAACTGATCGATGCCGCCGTGCAGGCTCATGCAGGGATACGATGCCTTCATGAGGTCGCGCAGCAGGATGTCGGCGTTCTCCTGCTTGTCTACAAACACAATGATGCTGCCCGCCTCCTGGTAGATGCCCAGCAGTTCCAACAGCTTAAAGAACTTGGCATCGTCGTTGAGAATGACCACATTCTGTTCGACATCTTTGCACACCACCGAACGACCGCCGACGATCACCTCGATGGGCTTCTTGAGGATGCGTCTGGCCAGCGCCTCCATTTGCCGCGGAAACGTGGCGCTGAACATGACCGTCTGGCGATCCGGTCGCACATTGTCGATGATGCGCATCACCTGCGGCTCGAAGCCCATGTCGAACATGCGATCTGCCTCGTCCAAGACGACATAGGTGACGCGACGCAGGTTCGTCACACGTCCGGAATTCGCCGCCAGCATGTCGATCATGCGACCCGGCGTGCACACAATTATCTCGGCGCCGCGCTTCAGTTCGGCAATCTGCTCGGAGATCCCCGTGCCGCCGTAAACACAAACTGGCCGCAGGCCCAGCGACTTGCTAAACTTGCGGATGTCCTTGCCAATCTGCATGCAGAGTTCGCGCGTGGGCGCCATTATGATCGCGATAGCGCCGTCGCCATCCTCCAGGCTCGGCTGGTCCAGAATGTGCCTAAACATTGGTAAAATGAATGCCAACGTCTTGCCACTGCCAGTTTTAGCAATACCTATCAGATCCCGTCCGGACATGATGGCCGGTATGGCCTGGCACTGGATGGGCGTGGGCTTCTCGAAGCCCAGCCGTCGCAGCACGTCCATCTCTTTCTTGCTGACGCCGCACTGCGCCCAGGTCTGGGGAGGATTGCAGAAAGAGGATTATCATTTAGGGTAGACTTTGTGGCAAACGGGAAAACGGGAATAGCTATGCGACTGAACTAAGCACTTCGTGTAAACGCTCCACGCACAAAACACGCACACGATCTATATCTAGTGGAACTCACCTTGATGGGCTTTGGACAGCCTTTGCCCTTCACCTGGATGCCCTCAAGGTCGGAGCGGTACTTCTCCACATCGCCGGCGGTCATGCGACTCAGTTCCGGCACCTCGACGTAGAAATTCTTGCGGAAGGGCGCATACGTAACCGAGGAATGATcgatcttggccagctccttgCGGTGCTTCATCGCCAAGTTAACGGCCGTGTCACGTATGTCCTCCAGTTCGTCCTCGCTGGAGTATTCCAAGCTGTCCATGTTTTGTTCTATCAGCTCGCCCTTCTTCAATGTGGTCGCCTTCTTTTTGGCCACTCCCGTGAGGATGACGACACCCTGCGCTTTGGTGGGTGGATTGACGAAATTGTTCACACGTCGCATCTCGTTGTTCACCTCCTGCATGTAGGCATCCAGTGGATCAATGTCGTCTTCAGGCTCGGCTTCGGGTTGCGGCTTCTCTTCCACTTCCGGTTCCGCTTTGGCATCCACTTGCGGCTGTTCCGGTGCCATCATGCTCTTCTCCTCTGCTGCGACGGTGGGCTCCTCAACGATCTCCATTTTGACTGCGACTGGTTCGGGTTCCTTTTTGATCTCCTTTTTGGTGTCCACCGGCGGTGGCTCCTTCTTGATCTCCCCCTCGGTTTTGGTGGCCAGGCCAATGCCCAACTTGCCAAATGATTTGCTAAAGGTGGGGCGCTTAACGGGCGAGAACTTCGACTCGACCACGTCATCGTCGAAGCGCTTGCGTATGCTGTGGAACTTGGAGGGCGGCGAGTCGGGTTCGGCGTCCTTCTTCCCGCTGTCCAGCGGCGGAGCGGGATTGCTGTCGTCCTCCTCGGACTCGTCCTCCAGACTCCATTTCTTTGCGGACTTGACCACCGCCGGCGCCACGACGGCCGCCTTGGTGTCCCGCTTGCGTTCCGCGCGCCAGCGTTCGATTCGCTCGCGCCGCTTGATCATCTCCTGCTCCAGAcggcgctgctgctcctccttgtcgatctcctccacctcctcgtcGGAGGAGCTGGTCGAGGGCACTGGTATGATAAGCGGAGCTGCTGCGGTCGCTCGCCTGCCGTCCGATTCCTTTTCTCGCTGGCGATCACGCTCGCGATCCTTGTCCCGTTCCCGCTCCTTGTCCTTCTCGCGCTCCCGATCCTTCTCCCGTTGCCGATCGCGATCCCGATCACGGTCACGATCCTTGTCCAGGCGCCTGTAATGGGGCGAACTAAAAAGAGGTTGTCTTTAGCGGATGTATGTCCCATTTTGCCCTTTTTATATTCAAATACTCGAAAGAGACTTTTGGCTGAATTCTGGAAACTTTCTGCAGTTCGAAATGCAATTTGGATAATTGAAAAGGAAGTTCAGGAGGGTAAATCTGTTTGTTGGGGTGCTAGCATTTGAATCTTTTTGCAGTTTGTAGAGGGAATCGCATGCTTACTTGTCCTTCTCGTAATCCTTCGACCTGGAACGCTTCCTCCGCTTCTCGTCGCGTCTTCCACGATCGCTGATCATGTCCTTGCCGCGCTTCCGGTCATCACGCATGTTCCGGGAGCCAgcaccgcctccgccgccgccggcgCCACCGCCATTCCTGGACTTGCCCATGTCATAGTCGCGACTGCGACTGTCGTGCCGGTTGTCCCGCTCCCGATCCCTGTCGCGCTCTCGGTCCCGGTCGCGCTCCCTCTCCCGATCCCGGTCGCGCTCTCTGTCCCGATCGCGTCTTTGCGGGAGAATAAAGCGATTAGTTCACCTGTAATCAATCAATTTGATGGGCCAAAACTTACCCGGAACTTTTCGACATGGCGGTTTCTTTGGGTTACTGGTCGCCGGTTTGGCGCTGCCACGCCTCCAAATCACGGACGGTGCTGGATATGCGCAGTTCCCACTGCCTTTAGTTACCCAAACACGCCACGCAGCACAATGCAGTTGTTTTTATACAGTTATTAGCGAATTTTCATTAGCAACATTTCACAAAATACAACTTATTAAACGTTAGAGATCGCACAAGGGCCAATCAAAGTTATCGATTACAGGTACAGCTCTATTACGCTCTGTTACGGTGCACTCGTCACTGTTAAATAGCAGGGCTGCCCGCCTACATGCGAACCACTAGTTCGCTGCCAATCGGCGTTGCCACTCCGCTGGCACACGTGTTGAGCGCATAAACAAATTCTTGATTAGAATTCAGTCTAAGTCTCCGACAAACAATTACCAGAATTTGCTGCCATGCCGCCGGACATCGAGATCATAGTGGGCACCTACGAGGAGTACCTGCTGGGCTACCAGCTCATCGAATCGTCGGATGACGGCGATGCCGGAAAACTGCAGCTCAAACAGACTTTTGCGGACAGATCCCATGCAGGATCCATTAAATCGGTGGCCGTGCAGGGACCTTGGGTGGCCAGTGGCGGCAGCGATGACAGGATCTTCGTGTACGACATGCGCACGCGGAAACAGTGCCAGATCCTACTCTCCCACACCGGCACAGTGAACACACTGCAATTCTCGCCGGACCTGACGCACTTGCTCTCCGGGAGCACCGATGGCCATATGATCGCCACACGCGTTGGCAGCTGGACCAGGGAGGGCGATTGGAAGAAGGCCCATGCCGGCCAGGCCGTCACCCACATAAGTATCCATCCCAGCAGCAAGTTGGCCTTATCTTTGGGCGGCGACCAGGTGCTGAACACCTGGAATCTGGTCAAGGGCCGCGTCGCCTACAAGACCAATTTGAAGAGCAAGACGACGCTGGGTAGCCAAC contains:
- the LOC122623087 gene encoding probable ATP-dependent RNA helicase DDX46, encoding MSKSSGRDRDRERDRDRERERDRDRERDRDRERDNRHDSRSRDYDMGKSRNGGGAGGGGGGAGSRNMRDDRKRGKDMISDRGRRDEKRRKRSRSKDYEKDNSPHYRRLDKDRDRDRDRDRQREKDREREKDKERERDKDRERDRQREKESDGRRATAAAPLIIPVPSTSSSDEEVEEIDKEEQQRRLEQEMIKRRERIERWRAERKRDTKAAVVAPAVVKSAKKWSLEDESEEDDSNPAPPLDSGKKDAEPDSPPSKFHSIRKRFDDDVVESKFSPVKRPTFSKSFGKLGIGLATKTEGEIKKEPPPVDTKKEIKKEPEPVAVKMEIVEEPTVAAEEKSMMAPEQPQVDAKAEPEVEEKPQPEAEPEDDIDPLDAYMQEVNNEMRRVNNFVNPPTKAQGVVILTGVAKKKATTLKKGELIEQNMDSLEYSSEDELEDIRDTAVNLAMKHRKELAKIDHSSVTYAPFRKNFYVEVPELSRMTAGDVEKYRSDLEGIQVKGKGCPKPIKTWAQCGVSKKEMDVLRRLGFEKPTPIQCQAIPAIMSGRDLIGIAKTGSGKTLAFILPMFRHILDQPSLEDGDGAIAIIMAPTRELCMQIGKDIRKFSKSLGLRPVCVYGGTGISEQIAELKRGAEIIVCTPGRMIDMLAANSGRVTNLRRVTYVVLDEADRMFDMGFEPQVMRIIDNVRPDRQTVMFSATFPRQMEALARRILKKPIEVIVGGRSVVCKDVEQNVVILNDDAKFFKLLELLGIYQEAGSIIVFVDKQENADILLRDLMKASYPCMSLHGGIDQFDRDSTIIDFKSGKVRLLIATSVAARGLDVKDLILVVNYDVPNHYEDYVHRCGRTGRAGKKGSAYTFITPEQSRYAGDIIRALDLSGTLIPAELQTLWTEYKALQEAEGKTVHTGGGFSGKGFKFDEQEFNAVKESKKLQKAALGLADSDDEEDIEQDIDQQIEQIFAAKRTVKDTSAAATAAAAAAAAAAAAAAAVSGGNPALASAAAQAAAAAAAANIAIAAASASAAGGVPSVAVGGALSSDKLELAKRLASKINSSKNLDTKGTVVTVEPLLKGTHVTGAAAPLLTARTVAEQMAAKLNNKLNYQPKEDEEGLGPLMGGTTNSFTKYEEELEINDFPQQARWKVTSKEALAQISEYSEAGLTVRGTYVPQGKNPPDGERKLYLAIESCSELAVQKAKREITRLIKEELLKLSSAHHVFNKGRYKVV